A single window of Brachyhypopomus gauderio isolate BG-103 chromosome 21, BGAUD_0.2, whole genome shotgun sequence DNA harbors:
- the hspg2 gene encoding basement membrane-specific heparan sulfate proteoglycan core protein isoform X4 — MGRRICIPKVFGLTISLILISHLTNVARSSKVWGEVPFPEDLEAAKQVRPQRYFDDDEDFAGDEASGDVISGEEDGSTPEPPLPGTVYYRALVNFTDSFQYSPELDDINSDAFQEISSAVVDTLESEYNRIPGSQTVNVVLVKKIGRDVFVELDVGSDYNPNEAQIREVLYSVVSEGTIASYMTSVQGFEFRRLGEPDGPPHVEPLASPVRPEPRPCTEDEFTCTSGACVPLEYRCDKRPDCEDLSDEQGCVPVTPFTPVFNKSTHGSTTPGDKRPSPGPGPCRSDQATCQNGECVSRDYLCDGERDCSDGSDELKCGPPFPCEPNEFKCQNGRCALKLWRCDGDNDCQDNSDEIDCPAKRPGDVCAPEQFVCLSDHACIPASYQCDEEPDCADRSDEYGCAPPTVTSPPEESITAVRGQTVTFTCAAIGVPTPIITWRLNWGHIPATNRISMTTKNGRGTLTIRDVKEGDQGAYTCEAINAKGLVFAIPDGVLTLSRIPSDCAEGHFNVGGRCMPCFCFGITRNCQSTGRYRNQISLRFTEEDDFKGANVSFPIRLGFPPPLSSTQMLINPEEEEFQLVDLSRRFLDLDSFWTLPRQFLGNKVDSYGGYLRYKVSYLLQRDSSEPVDKPDVVLRGNGLRIHYRHSSPAVPNIKNQRDIRLTEENWQHVSGQPVRREDLLMVLANLESISLRTIYDNRMVSVGLSDIVMDTTTVEFSLQGQPKDVEECRCPPGYSGLSCERCSSGFERVPGGAYLGTCAGCNCHGHASACDPISGHCLSCQHNTEGPSCDKCRPGYFGDPSRGRPDDCKPCPCPYTETSRRFSDTCFLDVDGQATCDMCRPGYTGRRCEKCAPGYVGNPLQPNGRCTPAETSSCDNRGTISSSSRPCSCKANVGGALCDKCKSGSFHLASENQDGCLSCFCMGVTKQCVSSTWTREQVRGGVNGQLFSLSTGAGTRSITEGITQRGGAEVVFRSFANVPSDVYYWVLPESFRGDKVTAYGGELRYRVRYEPRAHSSVSEGHPDVLLQGNGIFLEHYSQTKPLPRVPVTILVPFRESAWRRPDGQPCTREHLLMVLADISVFTIRATYSSGMAESSISDIQMDVAVPHATGSQRALEVEECACPAGYRGPSCQECEEGYTRTGSGLYLGTCERCECHGHASSCDPETGACQQCLHNTVGPRCESCLPGFYGNPVTGGPHACRPCPCMGPAPGHNGAKSCYLDTDGHPTCNNCPPGHTGRRCERCAPGYTGNPLLGQRCTTGFDGNCYHCDEGGSEGCSVSGTCRCKMNVEGPSCSTCKPGTFHLSPANKDGCVGCFCMGVTQQCSSSSFYRDVISTTFSPGSTQGFALVNRQRSSRIDSGFSVEVSTTGTQLSHTGFHHLGQEPHYWQLPPSYQGDKKEDHFARKRRAVQPSSSEVRKLDDEIWALLGNLSNGRPAAPPSSSLSRVSSFSSFGASGSTGLSVSRIPNPPSSPSALMSHKRASGVPDSPENTSHFTLVKDKLRKNTVKLPNPAQPNSSSKYALVYKGFSLHPEEVLFWQLPDSFRGDKVGSYGGKLKYSISYVPGHRGAPIEDIDVQIIGNDITLVARQDWRRGHGTKESRNFEIIFREEHWQRPDGMPATREHLMMVLAHLDDILIRASYHTEMQSSSISSVSMEIAVPHHTGLARALEVEQCRCPPGYHGLSCQDCAPGYTRTGGGLYLGHCELCECNGHSDSCHAETGICLSCRHNTMGEQCEQCTSGFFGDATAGTPEDCQPCACPHTDPENQFSPTCESLGNGDYQCTACQPGYSGKYCERCAPGYVGNPQQRIKCQPYNAAASLVVKVHPERVLASPGSPVTLRCQVSGMTPHYFFWTRDDGRPVSSLAEKRRHGEELHFPSVHLNDAGVYTCTCRNHLHTNRSRAEIIITPSPSKPIEVFIEEPKARSVNVGATVNFICTAKSQLPAYTLVWTRQGNGKLPNRAMDFNGILTIQNVQPEDAGVYVCTGSNMLAMDEGTAILYVPEGSKPEMFYTAYEMFEGHRPPAQGAQPVATVQPPVLTVQQGQRAEFRCTATGNPAPAVEWTGPGRRISSSAVVRGGVLTFPVVDRADEGQYMCRALNTHGEHTVQAVLYVHSASLPHVQVSPQRVETHEGETLRLYCRAGGTPSPGLTWKKRGGTLPPQAIPSHGFHQYKSNSLDVLQRRIEELQARVERTDFGTLLIPNIRASDAGTYLCVGTNAVGSSEARIEVVVNKGETVSSAVTIQPSIASVVEGETLDLNCVVPGDPPPSVTWSRANGYLSSNHQVFGTQLRILRASQDDSGEYVCRVVGGPHVRQASVSVSVTSESSRLQSPIISIEPHSAAVRQGETASFRCRVHSGAQPVRLEWKLSTGQALPDNVKIGPDASVITIVNAQARNQGTYRCVASNPFGITHSIVSLIVRESPRATVTPAGPVHVKVGDPINLECQAGGEPRPSVTWHRLDNTRKTMLTSPVPADSNAVLQILVARPEDGGTYVCTALNSQGKTETRVEVVVEGGPQLPTVPLASVQEPMMVVVEGATTTLHCDAHGFPKPTITWSKLRAPLPWRHKIVNNNLVLTSVGRQDSGQYICNATNPLGTSEVTIMLDVETPPYTTVLPDDVAVREGEVVRLQCLAHGTPPLRFQWSKEGGALPATAEQQGADLQINLATPHDAGTYVCVASNKVGRSEARVKVNVRSPLSVRVAPQVEVRAVGSAVEFTCSASGGAEVTLEWLREGGALPPNHHIKDGVLRIENLEKSNEGVYICRASSVFGQAQDSAKLTIQALPKVTINVRASVQTVMVGGTVEFECHAVGEPEPSVRWSKAGGPLPNHVRVKGGMLRIEGVTEADAGQYRCTATNDVGSVQSQVVLNVQSLPQIVAQPETKEVTVGSTAIFPCIASGYPVPNITWSKLDGELPPKFTQEGHVLTVPDVGHEDSGTYVCTAANKQGKVQAFTKLVVHERVMPYFSQEPLSFLTMSTIKNSYKTFNIKITFRPDNVDGLILYAGMVLYNGQKGAMGADFMSFGLVGGRPEFRFDVGSGMATIRYPNAIKLGEFHTVQLWRNGTQGSLVVDGEAPINGSSQGRFQGLDLNEELFVGGYPNYSRIAKTAELKTGFVGCISQLIIQGEEVIFKDLDKTSTGVTNCPTCKDDPCQNGGMCHDSKASLYKCHCQRGFTGSNCQHQSALHCHPEACGPDATCISRPEGVGYDCRCHLGKYGTKCMQGTLVTTPSFDGVESYIAYPPLTNIHNDLRVEMEFKPVEADGLMFFSGGKKMKVEDFVALSMVDGHVEFRFELGTGQAVLRSQEPVSLHQWHRVAAERQGKDGSLKVDHAREIRRSSPGKAQGLNIHTPMFLGGVPRMDVLPKAANVSEMFAGCVGEVSINGKKVDLSYSFVESRSVRQCEEESLCDRRPCLHGGSCLSTAEYEFQCLCRDGYEGERCEVMRDSCHDSSHCQNGGDCIGGLCVCPLGYTGIFCEEGQEAVVVETPWSSDGGTVNDSPVQYAAYFHDDSYLALPKPMFPRSGPDSPETIELEINTASPDGLILWQGVELGEQGKGQDFISLGIQNGHLVFSYQLGSGEAEVVSRERIDDRHWHKIIAVRTGKQGYVQVDGGTLRRGQSQGKSVMVNTKGSIYVGGAPDIAVLTGGKFSSGIAGCVKNLSLLNAHPGQQPATPIDLQVHAEEGVNVQRCLS; from the exons TCTACTACCGGGCACTCGTGAACTTCACCGACTCCTTCCAGTACAGCCCGGAGCTCGATGACATCAACTCCGACGCCTTCCAAGAAATCTCGTCCGCCGTCGTGGACACG TTGGAATCAGAATACAACCGGATACCTGGCAGCCAGACCGTCAACGTGGTTCTTGTCAA GAAAATTGGCAGGGATGTGTTTGTGGAACTGGACGTGGGCTCGGACTACAATCCCAACGAGGCACAGATCCGTGAGGTGCTTTACTCCGTGGTTAGTGAAGGAACCATCGCCTCCTACATGACCTCCGTCCAGGGGTTCGAGTTCAGACGTCTGGGAGAAC cGGACGGCCCTCCCCACGTGGAGCCTCTAGCCTCTCCAG TGAGACCAGAACCTCGTCCCTGCACGGAGGACGAGTTCACCTGCACCAGCGGTGCCTGTGTCCCTCTGGAATACAGATGTGACAAGAGACCTGACTGTGAAGACCTGAGTGACGAGCAGGGCTGTG TGCCAGTGACACCATTTACCCCCGTGTTCAACAAATCCACCCACGGCTCCACCACCCCGGGGGACAAGCGGCCGTCTCCGGGCCCCGGGCCCTGCCGGTCCGACCAGGCCACGTGCCAGAACGGAGAGTGCGTCTCCCGCGACTACCTCTGCGACGGCGAGAGAGACTGCAGCGATGGTAGTGACGAGCTCAAGTGCG GACCCCCGTTCCCTTGCGAACCCAATGAATTCAAGTGCCAGAACGGCCGATGTGCTCTGAAGCTGTGGCGTTGCGACGGAGACAACGACTGTCAAGACAACTCGGACGAAATCGACTGCC CTGCTAAGAGGCCCGGGGACGTGTGTGCTCCGGAGCAGTTCGTCTGCCTGAGCGACCACGCCTGCATTCCCGCCAGCTACCAGTGCGACGAGGAACCCGACTGCGCCGACCGCTCGGATGAGTACGGCTGCG cccctcccactgtgACCAGTCCTCCGGAAGAGTCCATTACTGCAGTGCGGGGGCAGACGGTGACCTTCACCTGTGCTGCCATTGGTGTGCCCACCCCCATCATCACTTGGAGACTTAACTGGGGCCATATTCCAGCCACTAACAG GATCTCCATGACCACCAAGAACGGGCGGGGCACGTTGACGATCCGCGATGTGAAGGAGGGGGACCAGGGGGCCTACACCTGCGAGGCCATCAACGCCAAAGGCCTGGTGTTCGCCATTCCCGATGGAGTGCTCACCTTATCTCGCATCCCAA GTGACTGCGCCGAGGGACACTTTAACGTCGGGGGCCGCTGCATGCCCTGTTTCTGCTTCGGCATCACCAGGAACTGCCAGAGCACCGGCCGATACCGCAACCAGATCTCCCTGCGCTTCACAGAGGAGGACGACTTCAAAG GAGCGAACGTGTCTTTCCCGATCCGGCTGGgattcccccctcccctctcttccaccCAGATGCTGATCAACCCAGAAGAGGAGGAGTTCCAGCTAGTGGACCTATCTCGCCGCTTCCTAGACCTGGACTCCTTCTGGACTCTGCCACGCCAGTTCCTGGGCAACAAG GTGGACTCTTATGGAGGGTACCTGCGATATAAGGTGAGCTACTTGCTCCAAAGGGACAGCTCGGAGCCAGTGGACAAACCCGACGTGGTGCTCAGGGGGAACGGCCTCAGGATTCACTACCGCCACAGCTCGCCTGCTGTACCCAACATCAAGAACCAGAGGGACATCAGGTTGACTGAG GAAAACTGGCAGCACGTATCTGGGCAGCCTGTGCGGCGTGAGGACCTTCTCATGGTCCTGGCCAACCTGGAGAGCATCAGCCTCAGAACCATCTACGACAACCGCATGGTCAGCGTGGGCCTGAGTGACATTGTGATGGATACCACCACCGTCGAGTTCAGTCTGCAGGGCCAGCCGAAGGATGTGGAGGAGTGCAG GTGTCCCCCCGGTTACTCCGGCCTGTCCTGTGAGAGGTGCTCGTCTGGTTTTGAGCGTGTGCCGGGCGGCGCCTACCTGGGCACGTGTGCCGGCTGTAACTGCCATGGTCACGCCAGCGCCTGCGACCCGATCAGTGGTCACTGCCTG AGCTGTCAGCACAACACAGAGGGGCCGAGCTGCGACAAGTGTCGTCCCGGATATTTCGGTGACCCCAGCAGAGGGCGGCCCGACGACTGCAAGCCCTGCCCCTGTCCCTACACCGAGACGTCTCGCAG attTTCAGACACCTGCTTCCTGGACGTGGATGGCCAGGCCACGTGTGACATGTGCAGACCAGGTTACACCGGCCGCCGCTGTGAGAA GTGTGCACCTGGGTATGTGGGTAACCCTCTGCAGCCTAACGGAAGGTGTACTCCAGCTG AGACCTCGAGCTGCGACAATCGTGGAACAATCAGCTCCAGCAGCAGACCGTGCAGCTGCAAG GCCAATGTGGGCGGAGCTCTGTGTGACAAGTGCAAGTCCGGCTCCTTCCACCTGGCCTCCGAGAACCAAGATGGCTGCCTGTCCTGCTTCTGTATGGGGGTGACCAAGCAGTGCGTCAGCTCCACCTGGACCAGAGAGCAG GTTCGAGGTGGTGTCAACGGacaactcttctctctctccactgggGCCGGCACACGCAGCATCACGGAGGGCATCACCCAGAGAGGCGGAGCAGAGGTGGTCTTCCGCTCCTTCGCCAACGTCCCCAGCGACGTCTACTACTGGGTCCTGCCCGAGAGCTTCCGCGGAGACAAG GTGACGGCGTACGGGGGAGAGTTGCGCTACCGTGTGCGCTACGAGCCTCGCGCACACTCGTCGGTTAGCGAGGGCCACCCAGACGTGCTGCTCCAGGGCAACGGGATCTTCTTGGAGCACTACTCGCAGACGAAGCCCCTGCCCCGTGTGCCGGTCACCATCCTGGTGCCCTTCAGGGAG TCTGCGTGGAGGAGACCAGACGGGCAGCCGTGTACTCGCGAACACCTGCTGATGGTCCTGGCCGACATCTCTGTCTTCACGATCAGGGCGACCTACTCCAGCGGCATGGCCGAGAGCAG CATTTCTGATATCCAGATGGACGTCGCTGTGCCCCACGCCACTGGCAGCCAGAGGGCGCTAGAGGTGGAAGAGTGTGCCTGCCCGGCCGGCTACAGGGGCCCCTCATGCCAG gagtgtgaggagggatACACACGCACGGGCTCCGGCCTCTACCTCGGCACCTGTGAGAGGTGTGAATGCCACGGACACGCCAGCAGCTGTGACCCAGAGACAGGAGCGTGCCAG CAATGCCTACACAACACAGTTGGACCTCGGTGCGAAAGCTGTCTCCCTGGTTTCTATGGCAACCCGGTGACAGGAGGTCCCCATGCCTGTAGGCCTTGCCCTTGTATGGGTCCTGCCCCTGGGCACAA CGGTGCAAAGTCTTGCTATTTGGACACGGATGGACACCCCACCTGTAACAACTGTCCTCCGGGACACACCGGAAGACGTTGTGAAAG ATGTGCCCCTGGATACACAGGCAATCCTCTACTTGGGCAGAGATGCACAACGGGATTTGATG GAAACTGCTACCACTGTGATGAGGGAGGCAGTGAGGGCTGTAGCGTGAGTGGAACCTGTCGTTGCAAG ATGAACGTGGAGGGCCCGTCCTGCTCCACCTGCAAGCCCGGCACCTTCCACCTCAGCCCTGCCAACAAAGATGGCTGCGTGGGCTGCTTCTGCATGGGGGTGACCCAGCAGTGTTCAAGCTCCAGCTTCTACAGAGACGTG ATCTCCACCACGTTCAGCCCCGGCAGCACCCAAGGCTTCGCTCTGGTGAACCGCCAGCGCTCCAGTCGCATCGACAGCGGCTTCTCGGTGGAGGTGTCCACAACCGGGACGCAGCTCTCCCACACGGGCTTCCACCACCTCGGCCAGGAGCCCCACTATTGGCAGCTGCCTCCCAGTTACCAGGGAGACAAG AAGGAGGATCATTTTGCTCGAAAGAGGCGTGCGGTCCAG CCGTCCTCCTCCGAAGTCCGTAAGCTCGACGACGAGATATGGGCGCTCCTCGGCAACCTCTCCAATGGCCGGCCTGCTGCCCCCCCCTCTTCTTCACTGTCCCGTGTGTCTTCCTTCTCTTCGTTCGGAGCCTCAGGTTCCACAGGTCTTTCGGTATCACGCATCCCCAACCCCCCATCATCCCCTTCCGCCCTGATGTCCCACAAAAGGGCGTCTGGTGTCCCAGATTCCCCAGAGAACACCTCCCACTTTACACTGGTGAAG GATAAGCTGAGAAAGAACACTGTGAAGCTACCCAATCCCGCTCAGCCTAACTCCTCAAGCAAG TATGCTCTGGTCTACAAAGGTTTCAGCTTGCACCCGGAGGAGGTTCTCTTCTGGCAGCTGCCGGACAGCTTCAGAGGAGACAAG GTTGGGTCTTACGGAGGCAAACTGAAGTACAGTATCTCCTACGTTCCTGGACACAGAGGAGCTCCCATAGAGGATATTGACGTTCAGATCATT GGTAATGACATCACCCTAGTGGCCCGACAGGATTGGCGAAGAGGACACGGGACAAAAGAGTCCCGTAACTTTGAGATTATCTTCAGAGAG GAGCATTGGCAGCGTCCCGACGGCATGCCGGCGACCCGGGAACACCTGATGATGGTGCTGGCCCACCTGGACGACATCCTGATCCGAGCGTCCTACCACACGGAGATGCAATCCTCCAGCATCTCGAGCGTCAGCATGGAGATCGCCGTGCCCCACCACACGGGCCTGGCCCGGGCACTGGAGGTGGAACAGTGTCGTTGTCCACCCGGGTACCATGGCCTCTCCTGCCAG GACTGCGCTCCAGGTTACACCCGTACAGGTGGAGGTCTGTACCTCGGTCACTGTGAGCTGTGCGAGTGTAACGGCCACTCGGACTCCTGCCATGCAGAGACGGGCATCTGTCTG AGTTGCAGACACAACACCATGGGGGAGCAGTGTGAACAGTGCACCTCCGGCTTCTTCGGAGACGCCACAGCGGGAACCCCAGAGGACTGCCAGCCCTGTGCCTGCCCCCACACGGACCCGGAGAACCA GTTCTCCCCCACGTGTGAGAGTCTGGGCAATGGGGACTACCAGTGCACGGCCTGTCAGCCGGGCTATAGCGGCAAGTACTGCGAGCG ATGTGCACCTGGATATGTTGGAAATCCACAACAGAGGATCAAATGCCAACCGTACAATG CTGCTGCCTCTCTGGTGGTGAAGGTTCACCCCGAGAGAGTGCTGGCGTCCCCGGGCAGTCCAGTCACTCTCCGTTGCCAAGTGTCGGGAATGACACCTCACTACTTCTTCTGGACACGAGACGACGGGCGACCCGTCTCCAGCTTGGCTGAAAAACGCAGACACG GGGAGGAGCTCCACTTCCCCAGCGTGCATCTGAACGATGCTGGCGTCTACACCTGCACCTGCCGGAACCACCTGCACACCAACCGGAGCCGAGCTGAAATCATCATAACAC cCTCACCCTCCAAGCCCATTGAGGTGTTCATAGAGGAGCCCAAGGCCCGCAGTGTTAACGTTGGAGCTACAGTGAACTTCATCTGCACCGCCAAGAGCCAA CTGCCCGCGTACACCCTGGTGTGGACTCGTCAAGGCAACGGGAAGCTGCCCAACCGCGCCATGGACTTCAACGGCATCCTGACCATCCAGAACGTCCAGCCTGAAGACGCCGGTGTCTACGTCTGCACCGGCTCCAACATGCTCGCCATGGACGAGGGCACCGCCATACTCTATGTCCCAG AGGGATCTAAGCCTGAGATGTTTTACACAgcctatgaaatgtttgaaggACATAGACCGC CTGCCCAGGGTGCTCAGCCCGTGGCAACCGTCCAGCCGCCGGTGCTGACCGTCCAGCAGGGTCAGCGCGCCGAGTTCCGCTGCACAGCCACTGGCAACCCTGCACCTGCCGTGGAGTGGACAG GCCCGGGGAGGCGCATCAGTAGCAGTGCCGTCGTTCGGGGTGGCGTTCTCACCTTCCCCGTGGTGGACCGCGCCGACGAGGGCCAGTACATGTGCCGGGCCTTAAACACACACGGCGAACACACAGTTCAGGCTGTCCTCTATGTGCACA GCGCCAGTCTTCCCCACGTCCAAGTGAGTCCCCAGCGGGTGGAGACCCACGAGGGCGAGACGCTGAGGTTGTACTGCAGGGCTGGAGGTACGCCCAGTCCAGGACTCACCTGGAAGAAGAGAGGCGGGACACTGCCCCCACAG GCCATTCCCTCTCACGGTTTCCATCAGTATAAGTCGAACAGTCTCGATGTGCTACAGAGGCGCATTGAAGAGTTgcag GCACGCGTGGAACGCACGGATTTTGGCACGCTGCTCATCCCCAACATCCGGGCGTCGGACGCGGGTACGTACCTGTGTGTGGGCACCAACGCGGTGGGCTCCTCAGAGGCACGCATCGAGGTCGTAGTGAACAAAG GAGAGACGGTCTCCAGTGCAGTCACCATCCAGCCTTCTATCGCTTcggtggtggagggagagacgtTGGACCTGAACTGCGTCGTCCCGGGAGATCCTCCGCCTTCTGTCACGTGGAGCAGAGCCAATGGCTACCTCTCCTCCAACCACCAG gttttcGGAACACAGCTGCGTATTCTGCGAGCGTCCCAGGATGATTCTGGAGAATACGTCTGCAGGGTGGTTGGAGGTCCTCATGTCCGGCAGGCCTCCGTGTCCGTCTCCGTCACCTCCGAGTCCTCCC GTCTCCAGAGCCCCATCATCTCCATCGAGCCCCACAGTGCGGCCGTGAGGCAGGGCGAGACCGCCAGCTTCCGCTGCCGTGTCCACAGCGGAGCTCAGCCCGTTCGTCTGGAGTGGAAGCTCTCCACCGGCCAAGCCCTGCCAG ATAACGTGAAGATTGGTCCAGATGCCTCTGTGATCACCATCGTCAACGCACAGGCGAGGAACCAGGGCACGTACCGCTGTGTGGCCAGCAACCCGTTTGGAATCACCCACAGCATCGTGTCTCTGATCGTCAGAG AGTCCCCCAGGGCCACGGTGACCCCTGCAGGTCCAGTGCACGTGAAAGTGGGCGACCCCATCAACCTGGAGTGCCAGGCGGGTGGTGAACCGCGGCCCTCCGTCACCTGGCACAGACTGGACAACACCCGCAAGACCATGCTGACCAGCCCGGTGCCTGCTGACTCCAACGCCGTCCTGCAG ATCCTGGTGGCGAGGCCCGAGGACGGCGGCACGTACGTTTGCACGGCGCTGAACAGCCAGGGCAAAACGGAGAcgcgggtggaggtggtggtggagggaggcCCACAGCTGCCCACCGTGCCCCTCGCCTCCGTACAGGAGCccatgatggtggtggtagaaGGGGCCACCACCACCCTGCACTGCGACGCCCATG GGTTCCCAAAGCCCACCATTACCTGGTCGAAGCTCCGAGCTCCTCTACCCTGGAGGCACAAGATAGTCAACAACAACCTGGTGCTTACCAGCGTGGGCAGACAGGACTCGGGTCAGTACATCTGCAACGCCACCAACCCCCTGGGCACCAGCGAGGTCACCATCATGCTCGACGTGGAGA CGCCGCCGTACACCACGGTGCTGCCCGACGACGTGGCCGTACGCGAGGGCGAGGTGGTCCGCCTGCAGTGCCTGGCACACGGAACCCCCCCGTTACGCTTCCAGTGGAGTAAGGAGGGCGGAGCCCTGCCCGCCACGGCTGAGCAGCAGGGGGCGGACCTGCAGATCAACCTGGCCACGCCCCATGACGCCGGCACCTACGTGTGCGTGGCCAGCAACAAAGTGGGACGCAGTGAGGCGCGGGTCAAAGTGAACGTCAGAT CACCTCTGTCGGTGCGCGTGGCcccccaggtggaggtgagggccgTGGGCAGCGCGGTGGAGTTCACATGCTCGGCCAGCGGGGGCGCCGAGGTCACGCTGGAGtggctgagggagggaggggccctTCCGCCCAATCACCACATCAAAGACGGCGTACTGAG GATCGAGAACCTTGAGAAGAGTAACGAGGGTGTATACATCTGCCGTGCGAGCAGCGTGTTCGGACAGGCCCAGGACAGCGCCAAGCTCACCATCCAGG CCCTGCCCAAGGTGACTATCAACGTGCGTGCGTCGGTGCAGACGGTCATGGTGGGCGGGACGGTAGAGTTCGAGTGCCACGCCGTGGGCGAACCAGAACCCTCCGTACGCTGGAGCAAGGCGGGTGGCCCGCTGCCCAATCACGTGCGTGTAAAGGGCGGCATGCTACGCATCGAAGGCGTGACGGAGGCCGACGCCGGCCAATACCGCTGCACGGCCACCAACGACGTGGGCTCGGTGCAGTCCCAAGTAGTGCTCAATGTCCAGT CTTTACCCCAGATCGTCGCTCAGCCCGAGACGAAGGAAGTGACCGTCGGCTCTACTGCCATCTTCCCCTGCATCGCGTCAGGGTACCCGGTCCCCAACATCACATGGTCAAAG CTGGACGGAGAGCTTCCTCCGAAGTTCACGCAGGAGGGGCACGTGCTCACCGTGCCGGACGTCGGCCACGAGGACTCGGGCACGTACGTGTGCACGGCGGCTAACAAGCAGGGCAAAGTTCAGGCCTTCACCAAGCTCGTCGTGCACG AGCGCGTGATGCCTTATTTCAGCCAGGagcctctctccttcctcaccaTGTCTACAATCAAGAACTCCTACAAGACCTTCAACATCAAGATCACCTTCAGGCCGGACAACGTGGACG GTCTCATTTTGTACGCCG GGATGGTCCTCTATAACGGACAGAAGGGGGCCATGGGGGCCGATTTCATGTCCTTCGGGCTGGTAGGCGGCCGTCCTGAGTTCAG GTTTGATGTGGGCTCTGGCATGGCCACCATCCGATACCCCAACGCCATCAAACTGGGCGAGTTCCACACCGTGCAGCTGTGGCGAAACGGCACGCAGGGCTCGCTGGTCGTGGACGGGGAGGCACCGATCAACGGCAGCTCGCAG GGCAGATTCCAAGGCCTGGATCTGAATGAGGAGCTGTTCGTGGGTGGTTATCCAAACTATAGCAGGATTGCCAAGACCGCTGAGCTCAAAACCGGCTTTGTTG GCTGCATTAGTCAGCTCATCATCCAGGGAGAGGAAGTCATATTCAAGGACCTTGACAAAACTTCGACCGGCGTTACGAACTGCCCTACCTGCAAGGATGACCCGTGTCAG AACGGCGGGATGTGTCATGACTCGAAGGCCAGCCTGTACAAGTGCCACTGCCAGAGGGGCTTCACTGGGAGCAACTGTCAGCACCAGTCTGCTCTGCACTGCCACCCAG AGGCCTGCGGCCCGGACGCCACCTGCATCAGCCGTCCAGAGGGCGTGGGCTACGACTGCCGCTGCCATCTCGGGAAGTACGGCACCAAGTGCATGCAGG GCACATTGGTCACCACCCCCTCGTTCGACGGCGTGGAGTCGTACATCGCCTATCCGCCCCTCACCAACATCCACAACGACCTGCGCGTGGAGATGGAGTTCAAGCCCGTGGAAGCCGACGGCCTCATGTTCTTCAGCGGAGGAAAgaagatgaaggtggaggactTTGTGGCTCTCTCCATGGTGGACGGACACGTGGAGTTCCGCTTCGAGCTCGGGACAG gccaaGCCGTCCTCCGCAGCCAGGAACCCGTCTCGCTGCACCAGTGGCACCGCGTGGCCGCCGAGCGCCAGGGCAAGGACGGCTCTCTGAAGGTGGACCACGCCCGCGAGATCAGGAGGTCTTCACCGGGCAAGGCCCAGGGCCTCAACATCCACACCCCCATGTTCCTGGGAGGCGTGCCCCGCATGGACGTCCTGCCCAAGGCCGCCAACGTCAGCGAGATGTTCGCAGGCTGCGTCGGAGAG GTGTCCATCAACGGGAAGAAGGTGGATCTGTCCTACAGCTTCGTGGAGAGCCGCTCCGTCCGCCAGTGTGAGGAGGAGAGTCTCTGTGACCGCAGGCCCTGCCTACATGGTGGCAGTTGCCTGTCGACGGCCGAGTACGAGTTCCAGTGCCTCTGCAGGGACGGATACGAGG gagagcgCTGTGAGGTGATGAGAGACTCCTGTCACGACTCCTCTCACTGCCAGAATGGTGGAGACTGTATTGgtggcctctgtgtgtgtcccctGGGCTACACAGGCATTTTCTGCGAGGAAG GGCAGGAGGCCGTCGTcgtggagacgccgtggagttCGGATGGTGGCACGGTTAACG ATTCCCCAGTACAGTATGCTGCGTACTTCCATGACGACAGCTACCTCGCTCTTCCAAAACCAATGTTCCCGCGCAG TGGTCCTGACTCCCCGGAGACCATCGAGCTGGAGATAAACACGGCATCTCCAGACGGCCTTATTCTGTGGCAGGGAGTG